The Chelonia mydas isolate rCheMyd1 chromosome 1, rCheMyd1.pri.v2, whole genome shotgun sequence nucleotide sequence AACTCTTACAGTGGAGCTACTGCTGTAGCTCACTTGTCTCAAATCAGTAATGACTAGCAGAAAACTTCAAGAAGTATGAACAGTTTCTTTGTTTGCATGAGGATAACATAAGACAGTCAGACATCACTATATACAAACACCTTCTCTAAGTGCTCCATCTTGCCAAGTTATTAACCCAATAATTTAAACTTCAGGTACAgaatgatttatgaggagaaatTGAATAATTTtggttattttatatataaaaaagtggaaAGGTCCATTTGGAACACTGTAAATACATTGTTGCCAAGGCTTCCAGATTTTCTCTCCTTTATGTTTGAGCAATGTTTTGTGACGGTCAGTGGCGAAAGTATGCTTCTTATAGATATGGCATATTCAGTTGTAAAAGCCGTATGTCATTTATGAAGTTTGCATTAACAAAAATTAATGatcatttaaaagaacaaaaattcaATATGAATGCCATGGTACCAGAATCTAGGTCATTCATTTATATAAGTACTTAAACAATACCAGAAGCCAAAATATAAATTATGAGAGCATAATAGAATGGTTTGCTGCATTAACTAGACTAAACCAATTTTTGCTTTTTCAGCATGCAAATTCAAAATAACATTGACCGTGATGACagtactctggatttacattgatGTAACAAACAGGATTTGATCTACTGTCACTCCTTCTAATACAGCAGTTTTCAAAGTGTTTAATATTATATTAACAAGGCACCTACCAGCTTTTGAACTTGCTTTTTGCTTCTCTCTACGTTTGAGCTGCTCTTCATGAATCTGCTTCCCAGTCATTAGTCTGTACACTGGAGGCTCTTCATTTTCACGCAGTGGAACAAGCTTCAAATCACGATCATTCATGAGTCGAATCACATCTCCTCTGTGCATATTTCCTAAGCTGTCCCCATTTTCGCTAATTACATGAAGGATCCGCTGAGGAATTTTCCTCCCAATGCTTCCAAATGTTTTTTGGGCatttgggggttttttctttccttctggtTTCTTTTCAGCTTCTCCAGTTGTACAAAATGATTTTGTAGGTACAAACATAAGTCTCCTTTTAGCACCAGCCATCACCATCAATGCTTGAGAGAATGTTGTCTTTTGCATAGTTTGCGTCAAAGGAATGTCAAAGTATTTATTTATGCAACTAGTTTCATTCCTTGTGGCTTGATGTATTAATTTCCTTAGACAAAGGGCA carries:
- the MTIF3 gene encoding translation initiation factor IF-3, mitochondrial, whose protein sequence is MAALCLRKLIHQATRNETSCINKYFDIPLTQTMQKTTFSQALMVMAGAKRRLMFVPTKSFCTTGEAEKKPEGKKKPPNAQKTFGSIGRKIPQRILHVISENGDSLGNMHRGDVIRLMNDRDLKLVPLRENEEPPVYRLMTGKQIHEEQLKRREKQKASSKAGPVQLKELTFSAAIAKHDLETKIRQIQQWIDKKHHVRISVQQRNVADGPEKMLALFDQIVATMPEKATYLSQPRVVKEGKSTCVLRHMSDKEASEYRKMEKEKQTDILKEEHGNQTTESSELQ